The Leclercia adecarboxylata region CGGTGTTCCGCTCCCTGCGCCCGCTTCTGCTGTGCCTGCTCTCCATCGCCATTGGCGCGCTGGCGGGGACAGTGGCGACCCTGCTGCTGTTCGGCGAGCTGCATCTGATGACCCTGGTGATGAGCATGAGCATCATCGGCATCTCGGCGGATTACACCCTTTACTACCTGACCGAGCGGCTGGTTCACGGAAATCAACATTCCCCGTGGCAGAGCCTGGCAAAGGTGCGCAACGCCCTGTTGCTGGCGCTGCTCACCACCGTGGCGGCCTATTTCATAATGATGCTGGCGCCCTTCCCGGGGATTCGCCAGATGGCGGTGTTTGCCGCCGCAGGGCTGAGCGCCGCCTGCCTGACGGTTCTCTTCTGGCACCCGTGGCTGTGTCGCGGCTTACCGGTGCGCCCGGTGCCGTTGAAAACCCCGATGCTGCGCTGGTTGGCGGCATGGCGCGACCGTCGCCTGTCGGTGGGCCTGCCGGTGGCGCTCACGCTTGTCGCTGTCGCAGGGATCGCCACGCTGCGGGTGGACGACGATATCGCCCAGCTCCAGGCCCTGCCGCAGGATATTCTGGCCCAGGAAAAAACCATCACCGCCCTGACCGGACAGAGTGTCGATCAGAAATGGTTCGTGGTGCATGGCGCCTCGGCCCAGCAGACGCTGGAGCGGCTGGAGGCCTTTACCCCGGCGCTGGCGCAGGCGCAGCAGGCGGGTGAGCTGAAATCCTGGCGCAGCCTGCCGCTGAACTCGCTGGCGCGGCAGGCGCGCGATCTGGCCCTGCTGCACAAAGCGGCGCCGGCGGTGATTAAGGTACTGCAGAGCGCGGGGCTGACCGCGGTGTCGCCGGATCTGCGCCCGATGCCGGTGGAGGTTGAAACCTGGCTTGCCAGCCCGGCCAGTGAGGGCTGGCGTCTGCTGTGGCTCACGCTGCCCGGCGGCGAGAGCGGCGTGCTGGTTCCGGTGGATGGGGTGAAAAACAGCCCGGCGCTGGGCAAGCTGGCGGCGCAACACCCCGGCGTGGTGTGGGTGGATCGCAAGGCGCGTTTCGACAGCCTGTTTGCCCTCTACCGCAACGTGCTGACCGGCCTGCTGGCCGTCGCGCTGGCGGTGATTGCCGGGGGTGCCATGCTGCGCCTCGGCTGGCGCAAGGGGCTGATCACGCTGGTCCCCTCCCTGCTGTCGCTGGGGTGTGGCCTGGCCGCGCTGGCGGTAACGGGCCATCCGGTTAACCTGTTTTCGCTTCTGGCGCTGGTGCTGGTGCTCGGCATTGGGATCAACTACACGCTATTCTTCAACAACCCGCGCGGCACGCCGTTGACCTCGATGCTGGCCATCACCCTGGCGATGATGACCACCCTGTTGACCCTTGGCATGCTGGTCTTCAGCGCCACGCAGGCTATCAGCAGCTTCGGGAT contains the following coding sequences:
- a CDS encoding MMPL family transporter, coding for MTNANALPHRNSRRPALAWALICLALLGVLLTLLPGARLNNSVLAMLPKQSLGAIPPALNDGFIERLDRQLVWLVSPGKQPDPQVAQQWLSLLQKSGSLGEVKGPMDAAGQKAWGDFFWQHRNGLIDPATRARLQNGGEAQAQWILSQLYSAFSGVSGKELQNDPLMLMRGSQLTLAQNSQKLRLMDGWLVAKDEAGNYWYLLHGELSGSSFDMQQTHRLVTTLHDLEGQLKTHYPQARLLSRGTVFYSDYASQQAKRDISTLGVATILGVILLIVAVFRSLRPLLLCLLSIAIGALAGTVATLLLFGELHLMTLVMSMSIIGISADYTLYYLTERLVHGNQHSPWQSLAKVRNALLLALLTTVAAYFIMMLAPFPGIRQMAVFAAAGLSAACLTVLFWHPWLCRGLPVRPVPLKTPMLRWLAAWRDRRLSVGLPVALTLVAVAGIATLRVDDDIAQLQALPQDILAQEKTITALTGQSVDQKWFVVHGASAQQTLERLEAFTPALAQAQQAGELKSWRSLPLNSLARQARDLALLHKAAPAVIKVLQSAGLTAVSPDLRPMPVEVETWLASPASEGWRLLWLTLPGGESGVLVPVDGVKNSPALGKLAAQHPGVVWVDRKARFDSLFALYRNVLTGLLAVALAVIAGGAMLRLGWRKGLITLVPSLLSLGCGLAALAVTGHPVNLFSLLALVLVLGIGINYTLFFNNPRGTPLTSMLAITLAMMTTLLTLGMLVFSATQAISSFGIVLVSGIFTAFLLAPLAMPDKKERT